In Porphyromonas cangingivalis, a genomic segment contains:
- the rfbD gene encoding dTDP-4-dehydrorhamnose reductase, translating into MKKKKQLTVWLTGAGGQLGNAIIRNFGEVEGIKWLPTIRSVIDLTIPEEVERFFNFYKPDIVVNAAAFTGVDDAEVNRNEAIRLNTELPDQLAALCQQHNKILFHFSTDHVFGGEGCPKSSHPYKEEDQPCPANFYAETKLEGEARVLSTCTTAYVWRTAWLYSPYGKNFYNIIRRKALEDAKLRVVNDEVGSPTSAFGLAKSVVRVIQNIKQGDVLEFGLYHYADVGEVSRFDFARAILDLDTLTHNVEITPCSQKEYNTLANRPQYSTLDINKIQSKITDISQPWQEALKEVYELELSMN; encoded by the coding sequence ATGAAAAAAAAGAAACAACTCACCGTCTGGCTGACCGGGGCTGGAGGACAACTCGGAAATGCAATCATTCGCAACTTTGGTGAAGTGGAAGGGATCAAATGGTTGCCTACAATAAGAAGTGTTATAGATCTCACCATCCCGGAAGAAGTCGAACGTTTTTTCAACTTCTACAAGCCCGATATTGTTGTCAATGCGGCTGCATTTACAGGTGTTGATGATGCAGAGGTCAATCGCAACGAAGCCATACGACTCAACACCGAACTTCCCGATCAGTTGGCGGCTCTATGTCAACAACACAATAAAATACTTTTTCACTTCAGTACCGATCACGTATTTGGAGGAGAGGGCTGTCCGAAGTCTTCACACCCTTACAAAGAGGAGGATCAACCTTGTCCTGCAAATTTCTACGCAGAGACAAAACTCGAAGGAGAGGCCAGAGTCCTATCCACATGCACTACGGCTTACGTGTGGCGCACAGCATGGTTATACTCCCCTTATGGCAAGAACTTCTACAATATTATCCGTCGCAAAGCTCTCGAGGATGCTAAGTTGAGGGTAGTAAATGATGAGGTTGGCAGTCCGACATCTGCTTTCGGTTTGGCCAAGTCAGTGGTTCGCGTCATTCAAAATATAAAGCAAGGGGATGTGCTCGAATTCGGACTTTACCACTATGCTGATGTCGGAGAAGTCTCAAGGTTTGACTTCGCAAGAGCGATCTTGGATCTAGATACTTTGACCCATAACGTTGAGATCACTCCTTGTAGCCAAAAGGAATATAATACTTTGGCTAATAGACCTCAATATTCGACATTAGACATCAACAAAATCCAAAGCAAGATCACAGATATCTCCCAACCTTGGCAAGAGGCTCTGAAGGAAGTCTATGAGTTGGAACTATCAATGAACTAA
- a CDS encoding DUF4924 family protein, which yields MFVAQKKRQENISEYILYMFQVEDIIRALNGDDEAIEKYVLNNYKNTEGPTQIVIDWYITLKNEMVLNNLMTSGHLPTIQNLLFRLNTIHQQLLKMPVQSIYSTVYYKTLPAIIQLRSLSNDTKQNEIETCFVGIYGYLSLKMQGKEVSAETLESIKQISTFLAILADRFCEIEAGNIKVDNATEV from the coding sequence ATGTTTGTAGCACAGAAAAAGAGACAAGAGAACATATCTGAGTACATCTTATATATGTTTCAGGTAGAGGACATCATAAGAGCTCTTAATGGAGATGATGAGGCCATCGAGAAGTATGTCTTGAACAACTATAAAAATACCGAAGGTCCCACACAAATTGTTATCGATTGGTACATAACTCTTAAAAATGAGATGGTACTCAATAACCTGATGACTTCGGGACACCTTCCGACGATACAAAATCTCCTTTTCAGGCTGAACACTATCCACCAGCAATTGCTTAAGATGCCCGTGCAGTCCATATATTCGACAGTGTACTATAAAACTTTGCCTGCGATCATTCAACTGCGGTCACTCAGCAATGACACAAAACAAAACGAAATAGAGACTTGCTTTGTCGGTATCTATGGCTATCTCAGCCTAAAGATGCAAGGGAAAGAGGTATCGGCAGAAACCCTTGAGTCAATCAAACAGATCAGTACATTCTTGGCTATTCTTGCAGATAGATTTTGTGAGATAGAGGCCGGTAATATAAAAGTCGATAACGCCACAGAAGTATGA
- a CDS encoding peptide chain release factor 3 encodes MQYNQAEISRRRTFAIIAHPDAGKTTLTEKLLLFGGAIHVAGAVKSNKIKKTATSDWMEIEKQRGISVATSVMGFNYEGYKINILDTPGHQDFAEDTYRTLTAVDSVIIVIDGARGVEQQTKRLMEVCRMRKTPVIVFVNKMDRESQDPFDLLDEIEEELQIKVTPLSWPIDSGERFKGVYNIYEKGLDIYTPNKQKISERVELDLDSAQLTEYISEAQAKKLKDDLELINEVYPSLDTERYLNAEVAPVFFGSALNTFGVKELLDCFVRIAPAPRVTQAEERAVDPYEEPFTGFIFKIHANMDPNHRSCIAFVKICSGQFERNTNYKHVRLGKNLKFSSPTAFMAQKKEIVDNAFAGDIIGLPDTGNFKIGDTLTSGENLHFKGLPSFSPEMFKYIENADPMKAKQLQKGIDQLMDEGVAQLFTSTFNGRKIIGTVGQLQFEVIEYRLLHEYQAQCRWEPVSLYKACWISSDNQAALEDFKRRKAQYMAVDIHGRDVYMADSGYLLNMARQDFPEIEFHFTSEF; translated from the coding sequence ATGCAGTACAATCAAGCCGAAATATCCAGACGTCGCACTTTTGCCATCATCGCTCACCCTGATGCCGGGAAGACAACACTGACAGAGAAGCTACTCTTGTTTGGTGGTGCAATCCATGTGGCAGGAGCGGTCAAAAGCAATAAAATCAAAAAGACTGCCACTTCAGACTGGATGGAGATAGAAAAACAAAGAGGGATCTCCGTAGCGACTTCTGTGATGGGCTTCAACTATGAGGGCTACAAAATCAACATCCTTGATACTCCCGGTCACCAAGACTTTGCAGAGGATACTTACCGTACGCTGACTGCAGTGGATAGTGTTATCATTGTCATCGATGGAGCTCGTGGTGTGGAGCAACAAACAAAGAGACTAATGGAGGTTTGTCGTATGCGTAAGACCCCTGTAATTGTCTTTGTGAACAAGATGGACAGAGAGAGTCAAGATCCGTTCGACTTGTTGGATGAAATCGAAGAAGAGCTCCAGATCAAGGTTACTCCTCTATCTTGGCCCATCGACTCGGGCGAACGGTTCAAAGGAGTTTACAACATCTATGAGAAGGGGTTAGATATCTACACGCCTAACAAACAAAAAATCTCTGAACGTGTAGAGCTTGACCTCGATAGTGCCCAACTCACAGAATATATCTCAGAAGCTCAAGCAAAGAAGCTAAAAGATGACTTGGAACTCATAAACGAAGTCTACCCCTCACTCGATACCGAACGATACCTAAACGCCGAAGTTGCACCGGTATTCTTTGGTTCAGCACTCAACACTTTCGGGGTAAAGGAGCTCCTCGACTGTTTCGTTCGCATAGCTCCCGCACCACGTGTAACTCAGGCTGAGGAAAGAGCTGTAGATCCATACGAAGAGCCTTTCACAGGATTCATCTTTAAGATCCATGCCAATATGGATCCCAACCACCGCAGTTGTATCGCGTTTGTCAAGATTTGTTCAGGACAATTTGAGCGCAACACAAACTACAAGCACGTACGTCTTGGTAAAAATCTGAAATTCAGTAGCCCGACTGCTTTTATGGCTCAAAAAAAGGAGATTGTCGACAATGCCTTTGCAGGTGATATCATCGGGCTTCCGGATACTGGAAACTTCAAGATCGGAGACACCCTGACATCGGGAGAAAATCTGCATTTCAAAGGCCTACCCAGCTTCTCCCCTGAGATGTTCAAATACATTGAAAATGCGGATCCGATGAAGGCCAAACAGCTCCAAAAAGGGATCGACCAACTCATGGACGAAGGGGTTGCACAACTCTTTACCAGCACATTCAATGGTCGTAAGATCATTGGCACAGTGGGACAACTCCAGTTCGAAGTCATCGAGTATCGCCTACTCCACGAGTACCAAGCACAGTGCCGTTGGGAACCCGTGAGCTTGTACAAGGCTTGCTGGATCTCATCCGACAATCAAGCTGCACTCGAAGATTTCAAGCGGCGCAAGGCGCAATATATGGCTGTGGACATCCACGGTCGTGATGTTTATATGGCTGACAGTGGCTATCTTCTCAACATGGCAAGACAAGACTTCCCTGAGATAGAGTTCCACTTCACCTCGGAATTCTAA